One genomic segment of Arthrobacter sp. zg-Y1110 includes these proteins:
- a CDS encoding prephenate dehydrogenase: MAAAADGGTHLSGSVLIIGTGLLGTSIGLGLSARGVDVVLSDLSPSTEAVARDIGAGRLLSDAGEGFEPDLVVVAAPPDVTAALAAAALKDWPAAVVVDIASVKSAVLADLRERDADLSRYVGTHPMAGREKSGPVAARAELFNGMPWVICPPQEAAPEAVRRAEALAFDLGAVVSRMSAEEHDASVALTSHLPQVMASLVASRLQETPPQSLALSGNGLRDVTRIAASDPNLWVQILSGNAGRLVPILHGVREDLNRLIRTLEDPVADGARLDMAQLIAEGNAGQARIPGKHGGPAQAFVSFTVLVDDTPGQIARLLTEIGEIGVNLEDLRLEHASGRQVGRAEISVLPGRVNDLVSELSARGWKVVQ; this comes from the coding sequence ATGGCCGCTGCCGCTGACGGGGGCACCCACCTGTCCGGATCCGTGCTGATTATCGGTACGGGACTATTGGGCACCAGTATCGGCCTCGGGCTTTCTGCCCGGGGTGTCGACGTGGTGCTCTCGGACCTGTCTCCCTCGACAGAGGCAGTGGCCCGCGACATCGGCGCCGGACGGCTGCTCAGTGACGCCGGTGAAGGCTTCGAGCCGGACCTTGTCGTCGTTGCTGCTCCTCCGGACGTGACCGCGGCCCTGGCCGCGGCAGCGCTGAAGGACTGGCCGGCCGCCGTCGTCGTCGATATTGCCAGCGTCAAGTCCGCCGTCCTGGCTGACCTGCGGGAGCGCGACGCCGACCTCAGCCGTTATGTGGGTACGCACCCGATGGCCGGCCGGGAGAAATCCGGGCCGGTAGCTGCACGGGCAGAACTGTTCAACGGCATGCCCTGGGTGATCTGCCCGCCGCAGGAAGCGGCCCCGGAAGCCGTGCGCCGCGCCGAGGCCCTTGCCTTCGACCTGGGGGCCGTGGTCTCCCGGATGTCCGCCGAGGAGCACGACGCGTCCGTGGCGCTGACCTCGCACCTGCCGCAGGTCATGGCTTCCCTGGTGGCGAGCAGGCTGCAGGAAACCCCGCCGCAGTCCCTTGCCCTGTCCGGCAACGGCCTGCGGGACGTGACCCGGATTGCTGCAAGCGATCCGAATCTGTGGGTGCAGATCCTCAGCGGAAACGCCGGGCGGCTGGTGCCGATCCTGCACGGGGTCCGCGAGGACCTGAACCGGCTGATCCGCACGCTCGAAGACCCGGTGGCGGACGGTGCGCGCCTGGACATGGCGCAGCTGATTGCCGAAGGCAACGCGGGGCAGGCCCGGATTCCGGGCAAGCACGGCGGACCGGCGCAGGCCTTTGTGTCCTTCACCGTCCTGGTGGATGACACGCCGGGCCAGATTGCCCGGCTGCTCACCGAAATCGGTGAGATCGGCGTGAACCTGGAGGACCTCCGGCTGGAGCACGCCTCCGGCCGGCAGGTGGGACGGGCGGAAATCTCCGTCCTGCCCGGCCGGGTGAATGACCTTGTTTCTGAATTAAGCGCCCGCGGGTGGAAGGTAGTGCAGTGA
- a CDS encoding GNAT family N-acetyltransferase has product MTALGPYLPRGTLSSQVQPSLDADGLVLRPWRDDDAAVVAKAYGEPDISRFNRRTMATEAEALEWIRRWGARWQEESGANWAVCTSGRNVVGRVALSRVNLYEGDAELGYWVLSGDRGKAVASRAVDALTRWAFGSAGLMRLQLSHSVHNQASCGVARKTGFALEGTKRSALRHADGWHDMHLHAAVRPQGSSST; this is encoded by the coding sequence ATGACAGCACTTGGCCCCTATCTGCCGCGCGGGACATTGAGCAGCCAGGTGCAGCCGAGCCTCGACGCGGACGGCCTGGTGCTGCGGCCCTGGCGGGACGACGACGCCGCCGTGGTGGCGAAGGCGTACGGCGAGCCGGATATCTCCCGCTTCAACCGGCGGACGATGGCCACCGAAGCCGAAGCGCTCGAGTGGATCCGCCGCTGGGGTGCCCGCTGGCAGGAAGAATCCGGGGCCAACTGGGCCGTCTGCACCAGCGGCCGGAACGTGGTGGGGCGCGTGGCCCTCAGCCGCGTCAATCTGTACGAAGGCGATGCTGAACTGGGCTATTGGGTGCTGTCCGGGGATCGGGGAAAAGCCGTGGCATCACGGGCCGTTGACGCGCTGACACGCTGGGCGTTCGGCTCGGCAGGCCTCATGCGCCTCCAGCTTTCCCACTCGGTGCACAACCAGGCCTCCTGCGGCGTTGCCCGGAAGACCGGCTTCGCGTTGGAAGGAACCAAGCGCAGCGCCCTCAGGCATGCCGACGGCTGGCACGACATGCATCTGCATGCTGCCGTCCGCCCTCAAGGTTCGAGTTCTACTTGA
- a CDS encoding response regulator, with translation MTRHSPDVGVLVVEDEEIPAEAHAEYVRRAPGFRLAGIARTGAEALEALKAAESAPPGSEAEIGLVLLDMNLPDLHGLDLLRRIRGAGLPVDVIAITAVRDLAVVRSAMSGGIVQYLIKPFTYSAFSTKLTAYAEYRRRMTEQAASTTQSEVDSAFAALRPAVTGQLPKGLSAETLEAVADLLKGARAPLSATEAAESLAMSRITTRRYLEYLADQQSVLRSPRYGTRGRPELEYSWRR, from the coding sequence GTGACCCGGCACTCCCCCGACGTCGGCGTGCTGGTGGTGGAGGACGAGGAAATCCCCGCCGAGGCCCACGCAGAGTATGTCCGCCGGGCGCCGGGCTTCCGGCTGGCGGGTATCGCACGCACCGGCGCCGAAGCCCTGGAAGCGCTCAAGGCAGCCGAGTCGGCACCGCCCGGCAGCGAAGCGGAGATCGGCCTGGTGCTGTTGGACATGAACCTGCCTGACCTGCACGGGCTGGACCTGCTGCGCCGGATCCGCGGGGCGGGACTGCCCGTGGACGTTATAGCCATCACCGCGGTCCGGGACCTGGCGGTGGTGCGCAGCGCCATGTCCGGCGGCATTGTCCAATACCTCATCAAGCCGTTTACGTATTCGGCGTTCAGCACCAAGCTCACCGCCTACGCCGAGTACCGGCGCAGGATGACCGAGCAGGCCGCCTCCACCACGCAAAGCGAGGTGGACAGCGCCTTTGCCGCCCTCCGTCCTGCCGTGACGGGGCAGCTGCCCAAGGGCCTGTCCGCGGAAACGCTGGAGGCCGTGGCGGATCTGCTCAAGGGTGCCCGGGCACCGCTCTCCGCCACCGAGGCAGCAGAGTCGCTGGCCATGTCCCGGATCACCACCCGCCGCTACCTGGAGTACCTGGCGGACCAGCAGTCGGTGCTGCGCTCGCCGAGGTACGGCACCCGGGGCCGGCCGGAGCTGGAGTACAGCTGGCGCCGCTGA
- a CDS encoding cation:dicarboxylate symporter family transporter, whose amino-acid sequence MAAAANPYAGSQKSRKPDRTHFLYIAVIAAVVLGAVIGLMAPEFAKSLKPLGTGFINLIKMMIAPVIFCTIVLGIGSIAKAATVGKVGGLALGYFIIMSTFALAIGLVVGNLIHPGEGLDLQSAGDAAPAAPEEGDGMTGFLLSIIPTTLLASLTGESILQTLFVALLVGFALQKMGAAGAPVLKGIGYIQALVFRILMMIMWLAPIGAFGAIAAVVGETGIQAIVSMATLMIAFYITCILFIVVILGGLLKLVTGFSIFKLMRYLGREYLLIFSTSSSEVALPRLIAKMEHLGISKPVVGVTVPTGYSFNLDGTAIYLTMAALFVASAMGKPLELGEQISLLVFMIVASKGAAGVTGAGLATLAGGLQSHRPDLIEGVGLIVGIDRFMSEARALTNFTGNAVATVLIGTWTKEIDKEQVKAVLDRELPFDEASMNVDAGTDEPRQTAESAELAATVPGPAGSSAVAGTAGDPRR is encoded by the coding sequence ATGGCAGCTGCCGCCAATCCGTATGCCGGTTCACAGAAGAGCCGGAAACCGGACAGAACCCATTTCCTCTACATTGCCGTCATTGCGGCGGTTGTGCTCGGTGCCGTTATCGGTCTCATGGCGCCGGAGTTCGCGAAATCCCTGAAGCCGCTCGGAACAGGGTTCATTAACCTCATCAAGATGATGATCGCTCCGGTCATCTTCTGCACCATTGTCCTAGGCATCGGATCAATCGCCAAAGCTGCCACCGTCGGCAAGGTCGGCGGCCTCGCGCTGGGCTACTTCATCATCATGTCGACTTTCGCCCTGGCCATCGGCCTGGTCGTGGGCAACCTGATCCACCCCGGTGAAGGCTTGGACCTCCAGTCCGCGGGCGACGCTGCCCCCGCAGCACCGGAGGAGGGCGACGGCATGACCGGCTTCCTCCTCAGCATCATCCCCACCACGCTGCTGGCCTCCCTCACCGGCGAGTCCATTCTCCAGACCCTCTTCGTTGCCCTGCTCGTAGGCTTTGCGCTGCAGAAGATGGGCGCCGCAGGCGCCCCCGTGCTCAAGGGCATCGGCTACATCCAGGCCCTGGTCTTCCGCATCCTGATGATGATCATGTGGCTGGCACCCATCGGCGCGTTCGGTGCCATTGCCGCCGTCGTCGGCGAGACCGGCATCCAGGCGATCGTCAGCATGGCAACTCTGATGATTGCCTTCTACATCACCTGCATCCTCTTCATCGTGGTGATCCTGGGCGGACTGCTGAAGCTGGTCACCGGGTTCAGCATCTTCAAGCTCATGCGCTACCTGGGCCGTGAATACCTGCTGATCTTCTCCACCTCCTCCTCCGAGGTGGCCCTGCCGCGCCTGATCGCAAAGATGGAACACCTGGGCATTTCCAAGCCCGTGGTCGGCGTTACGGTGCCGACCGGTTATTCCTTCAACCTCGACGGAACCGCCATCTACCTGACCATGGCCGCACTGTTCGTGGCCTCGGCCATGGGCAAGCCGCTGGAGCTGGGCGAGCAGATCTCCCTGCTGGTCTTCATGATCGTCGCGTCCAAGGGCGCCGCGGGCGTCACCGGCGCCGGCCTCGCCACACTGGCCGGCGGCCTGCAGTCCCACCGCCCCGACCTGATCGAAGGCGTGGGCCTGATTGTCGGCATCGACCGCTTTATGTCCGAGGCCCGCGCCCTGACCAACTTCACCGGCAACGCCGTGGCCACCGTGCTCATTGGCACCTGGACCAAGGAAATCGACAAGGAGCAGGTCAAGGCGGTCCTCGACCGCGAACTGCCCTTCGACGAAGCGAGCATGAACGTCGACGCCGGCACGGACGAACCGCGCCAGACGGCGGAATCCGCCGAACTGGCCGCCACGGTTCCCGGCCCCGCCGGCAGCTCCGCAGTCGCCGGCACCGCCGGCGATCCGCGGCGCTAA
- a CDS encoding pseudouridine synthase, protein MTPAPRSGSGRNTPRGGGRSAGGPAGGKSYGRGSKPTSNRTGGPRSASGLKPGEDRANGYRPVSPEAARPEKFKSDAVKAFGSSPDKSGKTGAPRTGAPKSGAPKSGGFKPGGSKSGAGKFGGPQQGQRKSGDRAFRGERFGQNLGPVRRSTTRRPAAPVISEQHNPEGVRLQKVMASAGVASRRVCEEMIAEGRVEVDGQVVTELGVRVDPATVAIHVDGMRLQLDETQKYYVFNKPRGVISTMEDPEGRPCISDFLKATSKNERLFHVGRLDNETEGLLLLTNDGELTNRLTHPSYEVPKTYLVQVRGPMNHGVGAQMREGIELEDGFQKVDSFKLVDSTPGHLLVEVVLHSGRNRIVRRLFDAVGHPVERLVRTKIGPISLGDQRQGSIRVLGRGEVGHLLASVGL, encoded by the coding sequence ATGACACCAGCACCCCGTTCCGGATCCGGCCGCAATACCCCTCGCGGCGGCGGACGCAGTGCCGGTGGCCCCGCCGGCGGCAAGAGCTACGGCCGCGGCTCCAAGCCCACCTCCAACCGCACCGGCGGACCCCGCTCGGCATCGGGCCTGAAGCCCGGTGAAGACCGCGCCAACGGTTACCGGCCCGTCAGCCCCGAGGCAGCCCGTCCCGAGAAGTTCAAGTCCGACGCCGTGAAGGCCTTCGGCTCGAGCCCGGACAAATCCGGCAAGACCGGTGCACCCCGGACCGGTGCCCCGAAGTCCGGTGCTCCCAAGTCGGGCGGCTTCAAGCCGGGCGGTTCCAAGTCCGGTGCCGGCAAGTTCGGCGGTCCCCAGCAGGGCCAGCGTAAGAGCGGCGACCGCGCCTTCCGCGGTGAGCGCTTCGGCCAGAACCTAGGCCCCGTACGCCGTTCCACCACCCGCCGCCCCGCGGCCCCGGTGATTTCCGAACAGCACAACCCCGAAGGCGTCCGCCTGCAGAAGGTCATGGCCAGCGCCGGCGTCGCCTCCCGCCGCGTGTGCGAGGAAATGATTGCCGAAGGCCGCGTCGAGGTTGACGGCCAGGTTGTCACCGAGCTCGGCGTCCGCGTCGACCCGGCGACGGTGGCCATCCACGTGGACGGCATGCGCCTGCAGCTGGATGAAACCCAGAAGTACTACGTGTTCAACAAGCCCCGCGGCGTCATCTCCACCATGGAAGACCCCGAAGGGCGTCCCTGCATCAGCGACTTCCTGAAGGCCACCAGCAAGAACGAGCGTTTGTTCCACGTTGGCCGGCTGGACAACGAAACCGAGGGCCTGCTGCTGCTGACCAATGACGGCGAGCTGACCAACCGGCTGACGCACCCCTCCTACGAAGTGCCCAAAACCTACCTGGTGCAGGTCCGCGGACCGATGAACCACGGCGTGGGCGCACAGATGCGGGAAGGCATCGAGCTGGAAGACGGTTTCCAGAAGGTTGATTCCTTCAAACTCGTCGACTCCACCCCGGGACACCTCCTGGTCGAGGTAGTCCTGCACTCGGGCCGCAACCGCATTGTGCGCCGGCTGTTCGACGCCGTCGGCCACCCGGTAGAGCGCCTCGTGCGCACCAAGATCGGCCCGATCAGCCTGGGCGACCAGCGCCAGGGCAGCATCCGCGTCCTCGGCCGCGGCGAGGTCGGACACCTGCTCGCCTCAGTAGGACTGTAG
- a CDS encoding ParA family protein, translating to MSSEQGSSTLQDATGAETVMGPTGRPLTVFPEPPVLTSHGPARIIAMVNQKGGVGKTTSTINLGAALAEAGRRVLLVDFDPQGALSAGMGANPHELDLTVYNVLMDRKVDIREAIHETSIENIHLLPANIDLSAAEVQLVNEVAREQVLERALRRVSDDYDVILIDCQPSLGLLTVNALTAAHGVIIPLICEFFALRAVALLVETIEKVQDRLNPSLQVDGVLATMYDARTLHSREVISRLVEAFGDKVFETVIKRTIKFADATVAAEPITSYAGNHPGADSYRRLAKELIARGGAP from the coding sequence GTGAGCAGCGAACAGGGTTCATCAACTCTGCAGGACGCAACCGGAGCCGAAACGGTGATGGGTCCAACCGGACGTCCCCTGACGGTATTCCCCGAGCCTCCCGTCCTCACGTCCCATGGTCCTGCCCGGATCATTGCGATGGTGAACCAGAAGGGCGGGGTCGGCAAGACCACCTCCACCATCAACCTCGGCGCAGCCCTCGCGGAAGCCGGCCGCCGCGTACTGCTGGTGGACTTTGATCCGCAGGGTGCCCTGTCCGCAGGGATGGGAGCCAACCCGCACGAACTGGACCTCACCGTCTACAACGTGCTGATGGACCGGAAGGTGGATATCCGCGAGGCGATCCACGAAACCTCCATCGAGAACATCCACCTGCTGCCGGCCAATATCGACCTTTCCGCAGCCGAGGTGCAGCTCGTGAACGAGGTAGCCCGCGAGCAGGTGCTCGAACGCGCCCTGCGCCGGGTGTCGGATGACTACGACGTCATCCTCATCGACTGCCAGCCTTCCCTGGGCCTGCTGACCGTCAACGCCCTGACCGCCGCGCACGGCGTGATCATCCCGCTGATCTGCGAGTTCTTCGCCCTGCGTGCGGTGGCCCTGCTGGTGGAGACCATCGAGAAGGTCCAGGACCGGCTCAACCCCAGCCTGCAGGTGGACGGCGTCCTGGCCACCATGTACGACGCCCGAACCCTGCACAGCCGTGAAGTGATTTCCCGCCTGGTGGAAGCCTTCGGGGACAAGGTCTTCGAAACGGTCATCAAGCGGACCATCAAGTTCGCCGACGCCACTGTGGCGGCCGAGCCGATCACCTCGTACGCCGGCAACCACCCGGGCGCCGACTCTTATCGCCGTCTCGCCAAGGAACTGATTGCCCGCGGCGGCGCGCCCTAA
- the scpB gene encoding SMC-Scp complex subunit ScpB, producing the protein MTAEPGFGPGKSGGDDGGEDIAALPGGVKAAVEAVLMVVDEPAAPAVLASVIGVPEREVLAALTELQREYDGYTGDGPEGAPRGFELRDVAGGWRIFSRADYAPVVSKFVLEGQSARLSQAALETLAVIAYRQPVSRARVSAIRGVNVDSVVRTLVQRGLIVDAGTEPETGSLLYRTTPYFLERLGLGSLDELPQIAPHLPGLENLAEYEDTTY; encoded by the coding sequence ATGACGGCGGAACCTGGTTTTGGTCCCGGGAAAAGCGGCGGGGATGACGGCGGCGAAGACATTGCAGCACTTCCCGGGGGAGTGAAGGCCGCTGTGGAGGCGGTGCTGATGGTGGTGGACGAACCCGCAGCCCCCGCGGTGCTGGCCTCGGTGATCGGCGTGCCGGAGCGGGAAGTGCTCGCGGCCCTCACGGAACTGCAGCGCGAGTATGACGGTTATACTGGGGATGGACCCGAGGGCGCACCGCGTGGTTTTGAACTCCGCGACGTAGCAGGCGGATGGCGGATTTTTTCCCGCGCTGACTATGCGCCCGTTGTGTCGAAGTTTGTACTGGAAGGCCAGAGTGCACGGCTGTCGCAGGCCGCACTGGAAACACTGGCGGTGATTGCCTATCGGCAGCCCGTCTCCCGGGCCCGGGTCTCCGCGATCCGGGGAGTAAACGTCGATTCGGTGGTCCGCACGCTGGTTCAGCGTGGATTGATCGTCGACGCCGGCACCGAACCGGAAACCGGTTCGCTGCTGTACCGGACCACGCCGTACTTTCTGGAACGGCTTGGTCTGGGCAGCCTCGACGAACTTCCACAGATTGCACCGCACCTGCCCGGGCTGGAAAACCTGGCCGAATATGAAGACACTACTTATTAA
- a CDS encoding ScpA family protein yields the protein MPAAARPKPAPAHPAGPDAREPGPQDPASRAGFEVRLANFTGPFDVLLGLISKHELDITEIALAAVTDEFLGYIRELFGTGPEVALDEASEFLVIAATLLDLKAARLLPAGDVEDEEDVALLEARDLLFARLLQYKAFREMAALLGDRLTDEARRFPRQVSLDPHFAAMLPELVWRTTPQQFADLAVRALQPRDELPPTVGLEHLHAPKTSVREQALILAERLAADGAATFGALVSDADGPVAVARFLALLEMFRDGAVSFEQVAPLGELLVTWTGGADPAAGVAPGGDEDDQERTGENGGPTGATAQHKTLEGDRS from the coding sequence TTGCCCGCGGCGGCGCGCCCTAAGCCGGCGCCCGCCCACCCGGCGGGGCCGGACGCCAGGGAGCCGGGACCGCAGGATCCGGCCTCCCGTGCCGGCTTCGAAGTCCGTCTGGCAAACTTCACCGGGCCCTTCGATGTCCTGCTGGGGCTGATTTCCAAGCACGAGCTGGACATTACCGAAATCGCCCTCGCTGCCGTCACCGATGAGTTCCTGGGCTACATCCGGGAGCTCTTCGGCACCGGACCCGAGGTGGCATTGGATGAGGCCAGCGAATTCCTGGTTATCGCCGCCACCCTCCTGGACCTCAAGGCTGCGCGCCTGCTTCCGGCCGGCGACGTGGAGGACGAGGAAGACGTCGCCCTGCTCGAGGCCCGCGACCTGCTGTTCGCGCGGCTGCTGCAGTACAAGGCGTTCCGCGAGATGGCCGCCCTGTTGGGGGACCGGCTGACGGACGAAGCACGGCGTTTCCCGCGGCAGGTATCCCTGGATCCGCACTTCGCGGCGATGCTTCCCGAGCTGGTCTGGCGGACCACGCCGCAGCAGTTCGCGGACCTTGCCGTCCGTGCCCTGCAGCCGCGGGACGAGCTGCCTCCGACAGTGGGGCTTGAACACCTGCACGCACCCAAGACCAGCGTCCGGGAACAGGCCCTGATCCTCGCGGAACGGCTCGCTGCCGACGGCGCGGCCACCTTCGGGGCCCTGGTGTCCGACGCCGACGGTCCGGTGGCGGTGGCCCGGTTCCTCGCGCTGCTGGAAATGTTCCGTGACGGAGCCGTCAGCTTCGAACAGGTTGCCCCGCTGGGGGAGTTGCTCGTGACCTGGACCGGAGGGGCGGATCCGGCCGCCGGTGTTGCCCCCGGAGGAGATGAAGATGACCAGGAGCGCACCGGCGAAAACGGCGGGCCCACTGGCGCAACAGCCCAACACAAGACCCTGGAAGGGGACCGGTCATGA
- the cmk gene encoding (d)CMP kinase: MSSNVDPAQFRQGKPLVVAIDGPSGSGKSSISREVARRLHAAYLDTGAMYRAVTLSCMEAGIDLADSVAVEAAAENADIALSLSPDEEWVRVSGRDVTDAIREPAVSSSVSAVATTLGARAELVRRQQQLIRDSGLRIVAEGRDITTVVAPHAEVRILLTASEEARLRRRGIQLGGTQTAAALKEQVLVRDAKDSTVVEFQQAADGVVTIDSSDLDFEETVSAVLEVVFTSTH, from the coding sequence GTGAGTTCTAATGTGGATCCGGCCCAGTTCCGGCAGGGCAAGCCGCTGGTTGTGGCCATCGACGGACCGTCGGGTTCGGGCAAGTCCAGCATCAGCCGGGAAGTGGCCCGCCGCCTGCACGCCGCCTACCTCGACACCGGTGCCATGTACCGTGCGGTCACGCTCTCCTGCATGGAGGCCGGCATCGACCTGGCCGATTCGGTGGCCGTCGAGGCCGCCGCGGAAAACGCCGACATTGCCCTGAGCCTGTCTCCGGACGAGGAATGGGTGCGGGTCAGCGGCCGGGACGTCACCGACGCCATCCGCGAGCCCGCCGTCTCGTCCTCGGTCAGCGCCGTCGCCACCACCTTGGGTGCCCGGGCGGAACTCGTCCGACGCCAGCAGCAGCTGATTCGGGACTCCGGCCTGCGGATCGTGGCCGAGGGCCGGGACATCACCACCGTGGTGGCTCCGCATGCCGAGGTGCGGATCCTGCTCACCGCCAGCGAAGAAGCACGGCTCCGCCGCCGCGGCATCCAGCTGGGCGGCACGCAGACCGCCGCGGCGCTGAAGGAACAGGTCCTGGTCCGCGACGCGAAGGACTCCACCGTGGTGGAATTCCAGCAGGCCGCCGACGGCGTCGTCACCATCGATTCCTCCGACCTGGACTTCGAAGAGACGGTCTCGGCCGTACTCGAAGTGGTTTTCACCAGTACCCATTAG
- a CDS encoding sensor histidine kinase yields the protein MHRGSLAGRLFLAQLAFILCVSGGIAWGLYQQAEENTREETGLRMLAVAGTAAASSTVRTAVDSPEPEVLQSYAREVMERVGVDFLTIMDTDRTRFTHRNPDQIGKPYIGSIDPALAGESFTETYTGTLGPSVRAVTPVYDDAGNVTALVAAGITVDRVAIARDARLPELFAIDAAALAAGAVGSYLLSRYLRRATHGLGPAELTHMYAFYDSALHSVREGLLLLNDRGQLVLYNDEAAVLLGLPPTDTAVRSRELPDLPGPLASLLRSGRDAREEIHLTGERILVVNQSAAVSAGPHSRRFGTVTTLLDHTDVESLTGELASMRTLADALSAQAHEHANRVHTLASLIELGRSDEALRFATADLEQSQQLNDEVLAVVEEPAVTALLMGKAAQARERGIELDIAVGPETGRFSGAGLEPVELVTIIGNLLDNAFDAAEDSVRLYLGSGDGQLLIEVQDDGPGVDPQIIEHIFEQGFSTKELPQGRVLSGRGIGLALVRQAVTRLDGSIQVLGGPGACFSVELPLPDSASAPVPLAEAAS from the coding sequence GTGCATCGAGGCAGCCTGGCCGGCCGGTTGTTCCTGGCCCAGCTTGCCTTCATCCTGTGCGTCTCGGGCGGAATCGCCTGGGGCCTGTACCAGCAGGCGGAAGAGAACACCCGCGAGGAGACCGGTCTACGGATGCTGGCAGTGGCCGGGACAGCGGCTGCCAGCAGCACGGTCCGCACCGCCGTCGATTCCCCGGAGCCCGAGGTCCTCCAAAGTTACGCACGTGAGGTGATGGAGCGCGTGGGCGTTGATTTCCTGACCATCATGGATACCGACCGGACGCGGTTCACCCATCGGAACCCGGACCAGATCGGCAAGCCCTACATCGGGTCCATCGACCCTGCCCTGGCCGGGGAGAGCTTCACGGAAACCTACACGGGCACGCTCGGACCCTCGGTCCGCGCCGTCACCCCCGTGTACGACGACGCCGGCAACGTCACCGCGCTCGTCGCCGCCGGCATCACGGTGGACCGGGTGGCCATTGCCCGGGATGCACGGCTGCCGGAACTGTTCGCCATCGACGCCGCCGCGCTCGCTGCCGGAGCGGTGGGGTCATACCTGCTCAGCCGCTATCTGCGCCGGGCCACCCACGGCCTCGGTCCCGCGGAGCTGACGCACATGTATGCCTTCTACGACTCGGCGCTGCACTCGGTGCGTGAAGGGCTCCTGCTGCTCAATGACCGGGGACAGCTGGTGCTCTACAACGACGAAGCCGCCGTCCTGCTGGGGCTGCCGCCGACAGATACCGCCGTGCGGAGCCGGGAACTGCCGGATCTTCCCGGACCACTGGCATCGCTGCTGCGCTCCGGCCGGGACGCCCGGGAGGAAATCCACCTCACCGGCGAGCGCATCCTGGTGGTCAACCAGTCCGCAGCGGTGTCCGCAGGGCCGCACAGCCGGCGGTTCGGCACGGTCACTACGCTGCTGGACCATACCGACGTCGAATCCCTCACCGGCGAGCTGGCCTCCATGCGGACCCTCGCTGATGCCCTGAGCGCCCAGGCCCACGAGCACGCCAACCGCGTGCACACCCTGGCGTCCCTGATCGAACTGGGGCGCAGCGACGAAGCCCTGCGGTTTGCCACTGCCGATCTGGAACAGTCACAGCAACTCAATGACGAGGTCTTGGCCGTGGTGGAGGAACCGGCAGTGACCGCCCTGCTGATGGGCAAGGCGGCACAGGCCCGCGAGCGCGGCATCGAGCTGGACATAGCGGTGGGTCCGGAAACAGGACGCTTCAGCGGGGCCGGGCTGGAACCGGTGGAGCTGGTGACCATCATCGGCAATCTGCTGGACAACGCCTTCGACGCCGCAGAGGACTCCGTGCGCCTCTACCTGGGCAGCGGCGACGGCCAGCTGCTCATCGAGGTGCAGGACGACGGTCCGGGCGTGGACCCCCAGATAATCGAACATATATTCGAACAGGGGTTCAGTACGAAGGAGCTGCCGCAGGGACGGGTGCTGTCCGGCCGCGGAATCGGGCTTGCATTGGTCCGCCAGGCCGTGACGCGCCTGGACGGAAGCATCCAGGTGCTGGGCGGCCCGGGGGCCTGCTTCAGCGTGGAACTCCCCCTGCCGGATTCGGCCTCCGCCCCGGTCCCCCTGGCGGAGGCAGCATCGTGA